A window of the Ostrea edulis chromosome 1, xbOstEdul1.1, whole genome shotgun sequence genome harbors these coding sequences:
- the LOC125650330 gene encoding uncharacterized protein LOC125650330, with product MRFAFLFVIKVLCFCWVWASDNEYNDYDVNLSNEIRLEEKRNFNSGNPDESENEDDEEGPFTNLLSELETDIGEQSDLKKRNNGAGSGLSAQQKTAVIQSPTQANATVNGKPATQNITANVTSNSSNNPVDNKTEKYSDIEKKQKEDSHKSKQNLKKQKKVDAVHKKSQKKYNEPRKIEHATDAVNRQQEEKKSNKKNIKEKKKKKNRYQSDKNKNVDQVSCSKAKKYPTCMQIYRGCMREKSRCNQVNSKKKNDRIHQEKNSNEKSTVKDIKRLKTKSDRNSGKKETHRNHRTNAQHTQYRGKIVKGNHKVSDNSDSSKLWTNGAKDRKRPISKHHGGKKVSPKKPTAEKRKKVDDEIRGMLRYLGRVKGHLSDIKQNSGKRGH from the exons ATGAGGTTCGCCTTTTTGTTTGTAATCAAGGTCCTTTGCTTCTGCTGGGTTTGGGCCAGTGATAACGAATA CAACGACTATGATGTAAATCTCTCAAATGAAATAAGATTGGAGGAGAAAAGAAACTTCAATTCCGGAAATCCTG ATGAATCAGAAAATGAAGATGACGAAGAAGGACCCTTTACCAATTTGTTGTCCGAGCTTGAGACCGACATTGGAGAACAATCTGActtaaagaagaggaataatggCGCCGGTTCCGGACTATCAGCTCAGCAAAAGACAGCTGTAATTCAAAGTCCGACTCAAGCCAATGCCACAGTCAACGGAAAGCCAGCTACACAAAATATCACAGCCAATGTTACGTCTAATTCAAGCAACAACCCGGTGgacaacaaaacagaaaaatacAGTGATATCGAAAAGAAACAGAAAGAAGATAGTCATAAAAGCAAGCAAAATCTCAAAAAGCAGAAAAAGGTTGATGCAGTCCACAAAAAAAGCcagaaaaaatataatgaacCTCGCAAAATAGAGCACGCGACAGACGCTGTTAATAGACAACAAGAAGAAAAGAAATCGAATAAAAAGaacattaaagaaaaaaagaaaaagaaaaatcgGTACCAATcggacaaaaacaaaaatgtagaTCAAGTCTCCTGTAGTAAGGCTAAGAAGTACCCCACATGTATGCAGATATACCGTGGTTGTATGCGCGAAAAAAGCCGTTGTAATCAGgtaaattcaaaaaagaaaaacgaTCGTATTCATCAAGagaaaaattcaaatgaaaaaagcaCGGTAAAAGATATTAAGCGCTTGAAGACAAAAAGTGATAGAAACAGTGGAAAGAAAGAAACTCACAGGAACCATCGAACCAATGCTCAACACACCCAGTACAGAGGTAAGATTGTGAAAGGAAACCATAAAGTGTCTGATAATTCTGATTCATCCAAACTGTGGACAAATGGTGCGAAAGACAGAAAACGTCCAATCAGCAAACACCATGGAGGCAAAAAAGTGTCACCGAAGAAACCAACCGCAGAAAAAAGGAAGAAGGTAGATGATGAGATACGTGGAATGTTGAGATACCTTGGGAGAGTTAAGGGACATTTGTCTGATATCAAGCAAAACAGTGGAAAAAGAGGACActga